A stretch of the Tardiphaga sp. 709 genome encodes the following:
- a CDS encoding (2Fe-2S)-binding protein: protein MTTLGITINGQVHAPTEVRDDLSMNDFLREYLGMTGTKFGCGAAQCLSCVVIVDEPDGSCHTNPTCVTSAASFHGKAIRTVEGHAKNGELSPLQKAFIRHFAFQCGYCTAGFLNEGQVLLEQMAKTPVPRAGLEERIVEALDGHLCRCTGYVKYHEAVILSDAKRYLIQEPRG from the coding sequence GTGACGACACTGGGCATCACCATCAACGGACAGGTCCATGCGCCCACCGAGGTGCGCGACGATCTCTCCATGAACGACTTCCTGCGTGAATATCTGGGCATGACCGGCACCAAATTCGGCTGCGGCGCCGCGCAGTGCCTGAGCTGTGTCGTGATAGTCGACGAGCCCGATGGCAGCTGCCACACCAATCCGACCTGCGTGACCTCGGCGGCAAGCTTCCATGGCAAGGCCATTCGCACGGTCGAGGGCCACGCCAAGAACGGCGAACTGTCGCCGTTGCAGAAGGCCTTCATCAGGCATTTCGCGTTCCAGTGTGGCTATTGCACCGCCGGCTTCCTCAATGAGGGGCAGGTGCTGCTCGAGCAGATGGCCAAGACGCCTGTGCCGCGCGCGGGCCTTGAAGAACGTATCGTCGAAGCGCTCGATGGGCATCTGTGTCGTTGCACCGGCTACGTCAAATATCATGAGGCCGTGATCCTCAGCGATGCGAAGCGCTATCTCATTCAGGAGCCGCGCGGATGA
- a CDS encoding xanthine dehydrogenase family protein molybdopterin-binding subunit yields the protein MRTSRREFMKWVSVGGISLSLSHLAAAEPVAFPARETLPGRGKLNPAIGGAGRVDGVAKVTGSKLYASDFRANDLPGWPEKTSHAILVRAPDATHVYLGMDLARLSGALKPTVIVTAADLARINARVPAFYEGDLFCPVGKTPLYMGQPVALLIFETFDSYDRARIALRDGTFVQFGEETGPIELPNYAAYRFTRVAGATPDAPDVYSPVLAGWVTPGRTQASALPVWSSTAHKNETGYEKAAVYGDRIRAEIAASESSALVLDRTFDTQSVDPMFLEPECGLGWYSAKDKALELVLGVQSPYEAAESIAFLLGEAKAPFKPSEINAQFAYVGGGFGGRDHTPFILYVTLAAMFFPDRPVRLAHDRYQQFQAGIKRHAIKMRSRMSVDRASGKITAFAADHVLDGGGLANFSANVATCAATAAIGIYDVPKVDVTTVAQHTRGVTAGSMRGYGSLQTMTALEVLIDEAAHALKLDPIDFRRRNALKQDGRTMTGNPYIVSVRSLEVLDKLEQHPIWQQRAAEKARAASGVLVGTGVACVTKDYGTGGDSSNGRVELSPDGRIAIFCDHVEMGNGIGTALANRVALHLGSIADEVAVSQVGVFDALELVTSGDCYTMDQKTQDKAEKDPRWVPSISSATSASIGAHVGTHAAAEAARAIFRFGLWPAALALWNIGPRDPRARDFAKAEWKDGLLTMVGLPSLPLAKLAATAHARNLVTGAVAHGFSRWAWARARFPIGSEQYRAEIDGLALRRGAGKFTRINRTSVLFPPTDNNRMGTAYTSACGATVRVEIEKATGALRIAKAYTAFECGQALVPEVVLGQAQGGFAMGVSYTLLETLPPFEGGPGNGQWNLGQYLVARGSDLSLRDVEIELMPPLTPDELPKGMAEVVMIPIVPALLNAIHDAIGHRFAALPVTQAMLKGALA from the coding sequence ATGCGGACTTCGCGTCGCGAGTTCATGAAATGGGTATCGGTGGGCGGTATTTCGCTCAGCCTGTCGCATCTGGCTGCGGCGGAGCCGGTGGCGTTCCCGGCACGCGAGACACTGCCGGGGCGGGGCAAGTTGAATCCCGCTATCGGCGGTGCCGGTCGTGTCGATGGCGTCGCCAAGGTCACCGGCTCGAAACTCTATGCGTCGGATTTCCGGGCGAATGACCTGCCGGGCTGGCCCGAGAAAACCTCGCACGCCATTCTGGTGCGCGCGCCCGATGCCACCCATGTCTATCTCGGTATGGATCTCGCGCGGCTGAGCGGCGCGCTGAAGCCGACGGTGATCGTCACCGCAGCGGATCTCGCCAGGATCAACGCCCGCGTGCCAGCCTTCTATGAGGGCGATCTGTTTTGCCCGGTCGGCAAGACGCCGCTCTATATGGGCCAGCCCGTTGCGTTGCTGATCTTCGAAACGTTCGACAGCTATGACCGCGCGCGGATCGCCTTGCGCGATGGCACTTTCGTGCAGTTTGGCGAGGAGACGGGTCCGATCGAACTGCCGAACTATGCGGCGTATCGTTTCACCCGCGTTGCCGGCGCGACACCCGATGCGCCCGATGTCTATTCGCCAGTCCTGGCCGGTTGGGTCACGCCCGGCCGTACCCAGGCGTCCGCGCTGCCGGTATGGTCCTCGACCGCGCACAAGAACGAGACGGGTTACGAGAAGGCTGCGGTCTATGGCGACCGGATCCGTGCCGAGATCGCCGCCAGCGAGTCTTCGGCGCTGGTGCTGGATCGCACCTTCGATACGCAGTCTGTCGATCCGATGTTTCTGGAGCCGGAATGCGGGCTGGGCTGGTACAGCGCAAAGGACAAGGCGCTCGAACTGGTGCTGGGCGTGCAGTCGCCCTACGAGGCGGCGGAATCAATTGCGTTTCTGCTCGGCGAGGCGAAAGCGCCGTTCAAGCCGAGCGAGATCAACGCCCAATTCGCCTATGTCGGCGGCGGCTTCGGCGGCCGCGACCATACGCCCTTCATTCTGTATGTGACGCTGGCGGCGATGTTCTTCCCGGACCGTCCGGTGCGGCTGGCGCATGATCGCTATCAGCAGTTTCAGGCAGGCATCAAACGCCACGCCATCAAGATGCGGTCGCGCATGTCTGTCGATCGGGCTTCCGGCAAGATCACAGCGTTCGCCGCCGATCACGTGCTTGATGGCGGCGGTCTCGCCAATTTCTCGGCCAATGTCGCCACCTGCGCCGCGACGGCCGCGATCGGCATCTATGACGTGCCCAAGGTCGATGTCACGACAGTGGCGCAGCATACCCGCGGCGTGACCGCGGGCTCGATGCGCGGTTACGGCTCGCTGCAGACCATGACTGCGCTGGAAGTTCTGATCGACGAAGCGGCGCATGCGCTAAAGCTCGATCCCATCGACTTCCGGCGACGCAATGCCCTGAAGCAGGATGGCCGCACCATGACCGGCAATCCCTATATCGTCTCGGTGCGGAGCCTAGAGGTTCTCGACAAGCTCGAGCAGCACCCGATCTGGCAACAGCGTGCGGCGGAGAAGGCGCGTGCCGCGAGCGGCGTGCTGGTCGGAACGGGCGTGGCCTGCGTGACCAAGGATTACGGCACCGGCGGTGATAGTTCGAACGGTCGCGTCGAGCTCAGCCCCGACGGCAGGATCGCGATCTTCTGCGACCATGTGGAGATGGGCAACGGTATCGGCACGGCGCTGGCCAATCGCGTCGCATTGCATCTCGGCAGCATCGCCGACGAGGTGGCGGTGTCGCAGGTCGGCGTGTTCGATGCGCTGGAGTTGGTGACCTCCGGCGATTGCTACACCATGGATCAGAAGACCCAAGACAAGGCCGAGAAGGATCCGCGCTGGGTGCCATCGATCAGTTCGGCCACCTCAGCCTCCATCGGCGCCCATGTCGGAACGCATGCGGCGGCAGAAGCAGCGCGGGCGATCTTCCGCTTCGGTCTGTGGCCGGCGGCGCTGGCGCTCTGGAATATCGGCCCGCGCGATCCGCGGGCCAGGGACTTTGCCAAGGCGGAGTGGAAGGACGGGCTGCTCACAATGGTGGGCCTGCCGTCGCTGCCCTTGGCGAAACTCGCCGCGACGGCGCATGCGCGCAATCTCGTCACCGGCGCTGTGGCCCATGGGTTCTCGCGCTGGGCGTGGGCACGCGCGCGTTTCCCCATCGGCAGCGAACAGTATCGCGCCGAGATCGACGGGCTCGCGCTGCGTCGTGGCGCTGGCAAGTTCACGCGCATCAACCGCACCAGCGTGCTTTTCCCGCCGACCGACAACAACCGGATGGGTACGGCCTATACATCGGCATGCGGCGCAACGGTGCGTGTCGAGATCGAGAAAGCGACCGGCGCGCTACGCATCGCCAAAGCCTATACCGCATTCGAATGCGGGCAGGCGCTGGTGCCGGAGGTTGTGCTTGGCCAGGCACAGGGCGGCTTCGCCATGGGCGTCAGCTATACGCTGCTGGAAACGCTGCCGCCGTTCGAGGGCGGGCCCGGTAACGGACAATGGAATCTCGGTCAGTATCTGGTGGCGCGAGGATCCGATCTGTCGCTGCGCGACGTCGAGATCGAGCTGATGCCGCCGCTGACGCCGGACGAATTACCGAAGGGCATGGCCGAGGTGGTGATGATCCCCATCGTGCCGGCATTGCTCAACGCCATCCATGACGCCATCGGACACCGCTTCGCAGCGTTGCCGGTGACACAGGCCATGCTCAAGGGAGCGCTCGCGTGA
- a CDS encoding DUF1801 domain-containing protein encodes MAKKTPSTSTEINEAGSPSALIDTKIKELGDWRGEMLASVRKIIRQAVPDVVEEWKWRGVPVWEHAGIICTGETYKAVVKMTFAKGASLDDPSGLFNSSLDGNTRRAIDIHEGDKINEKALKALICAAAALNTSTRKKPKKA; translated from the coding sequence ATGGCAAAAAAGACGCCCAGCACATCGACGGAGATCAACGAGGCAGGTTCTCCCTCCGCGCTGATCGACACGAAGATCAAGGAGCTGGGTGACTGGCGCGGTGAGATGCTCGCTTCCGTCCGAAAGATCATCAGGCAGGCCGTCCCCGACGTGGTCGAGGAATGGAAGTGGCGCGGCGTTCCGGTCTGGGAACACGCGGGCATCATCTGCACCGGCGAGACCTACAAGGCGGTCGTGAAGATGACCTTCGCGAAGGGCGCATCGCTCGATGACCCGTCAGGCCTGTTCAACTCCAGCCTCGACGGCAACACCCGCCGCGCCATCGATATTCATGAAGGCGACAAGATCAACGAAAAGGCGCTGAAGGCGCTCATCTGCGCCGCGGCGGCGCTGAACACGTCAACCAGGAAGAAGCCAAAGAAAGCGTGA
- a CDS encoding FkbM family methyltransferase has protein sequence MRQGAIRRNDDGLSALLQPARPTAVVDIGANPIDGDPPYKPMLQSGLCRVTGFDPHPQALAQLQARKGAFETYLPYAVGDGGSHTLNICRGIGFASLLQPEPKTLTHFPNFTELGRVVDRLPLDTRRLDDIAEIEHVDLLKIDIQGGELSVFRNGHSKLAKAVAIQTEVSFVPLYEKQPVFGDIDLELRSLGFIPHMFAAINKKMIAPMMGPNPAAAINQLVEADVVYVRDFIQAEAMDSEQLKHLALIAHHCYGSFDLALNCVHHLASRGAVAPDAKNRYIALLQANRPKVAGGRL, from the coding sequence ATGCGGCAGGGCGCGATTCGACGCAACGATGATGGACTATCCGCACTGCTCCAGCCTGCGCGGCCGACCGCTGTCGTCGATATCGGTGCCAATCCCATTGACGGTGACCCGCCCTACAAGCCGATGCTGCAAAGCGGACTTTGCCGCGTGACCGGTTTCGATCCGCATCCGCAGGCATTGGCGCAACTGCAGGCACGCAAGGGCGCGTTTGAGACCTATCTTCCTTATGCCGTCGGCGATGGCGGCAGCCATACGCTGAACATCTGCCGCGGCATCGGCTTTGCCAGCCTGCTGCAGCCTGAACCCAAAACACTCACGCACTTTCCGAATTTTACCGAGCTCGGACGTGTCGTCGACAGGCTCCCGCTCGATACACGGCGGCTCGACGATATCGCCGAGATCGAGCACGTCGATCTCTTGAAGATCGACATTCAGGGTGGCGAACTGTCGGTGTTCAGGAACGGTCACAGCAAACTGGCCAAGGCTGTCGCCATTCAGACCGAAGTCTCCTTCGTGCCGCTCTATGAGAAGCAGCCGGTGTTCGGCGACATCGATCTCGAACTGCGCAGCCTCGGCTTCATTCCGCACATGTTCGCGGCCATCAACAAGAAGATGATTGCGCCGATGATGGGCCCCAACCCTGCTGCTGCCATCAATCAACTCGTCGAGGCCGACGTCGTCTATGTCCGGGATTTCATCCAGGCGGAGGCGATGGATAGCGAGCAGCTCAAGCACCTCGCGCTGATCGCGCATCATTGCTACGGCTCGTTCGATCTGGCGCTGAATTGTGTGCATCATCTGGCCAGCCGCGGTGCCGTCGCGCCCGATGCCAAGAACCGCTATATCGCCCTGCTCCAGGCCAATCGCCCCAAAGTAGCTGGCGGCAGACTTTAA
- a CDS encoding TRAP transporter substrate-binding protein: MLSRRRLLLTAGLAVACPAVLRAEPLKMRLAHSLPTTHPVHPAMQHFADLARERSQGELDIALFADGQLGQEVDLLSQVQAGKLDFLKVSASVLERFHPAYKVLNLPFTFRDRAHWLKVTSNEVGNDILASTTSAGLTGLTFYDAGARSFYGRKPIFHPDDLKGMKIRIQPSETMVKLMQLFGAEGIELSWSNVYVALKSGLVDGAENSVAALIVGKHAEVATHYSFDEHTMIPDVLLVGAGRLNSMTPKQREIIREAAALSYHHMNELWTAFEAQTRLQVEAMGVTFVKPDKAPFIAKAAPLADIYAGEEASRTLLRRIAQA; encoded by the coding sequence ATGCTTTCACGGCGCCGCCTTTTGCTGACTGCAGGACTGGCGGTCGCCTGCCCCGCAGTCCTGCGCGCCGAACCGCTGAAGATGCGTCTCGCCCATAGTCTGCCGACCACCCATCCCGTCCACCCGGCCATGCAGCACTTTGCCGACCTGGCGCGCGAGCGTTCGCAGGGCGAACTCGACATCGCGCTGTTTGCGGACGGGCAGCTCGGTCAGGAAGTCGATCTGCTGTCGCAGGTACAGGCCGGCAAACTGGATTTCCTGAAAGTCAGCGCCAGCGTGCTCGAACGCTTCCATCCCGCCTACAAGGTTCTCAACCTGCCCTTTACTTTCCGCGATCGCGCGCACTGGCTGAAAGTAACGAGCAACGAGGTTGGCAACGACATTCTGGCCTCGACCACATCGGCCGGCCTCACTGGACTGACCTTTTACGACGCCGGCGCGCGCAGCTTCTATGGGCGGAAGCCGATCTTTCATCCCGACGATCTCAAGGGCATGAAGATTCGCATCCAGCCATCGGAGACCATGGTCAAGCTGATGCAGCTGTTCGGCGCCGAAGGCATCGAGCTGTCATGGAGCAATGTCTATGTCGCGCTGAAGTCGGGATTGGTCGATGGTGCAGAGAACAGCGTGGCTGCGCTGATTGTCGGTAAGCATGCTGAAGTCGCGACGCACTACTCGTTCGACGAACACACCATGATTCCGGACGTGCTGCTGGTAGGCGCCGGCCGGCTCAACAGCATGACGCCGAAACAGCGGGAGATCATCCGCGAAGCCGCCGCCCTGTCCTATCATCACATGAACGAGCTGTGGACCGCATTCGAGGCGCAAACGCGCCTGCAGGTCGAAGCGATGGGCGTGACATTCGTCAAGCCGGACAAGGCACCCTTCATCGCGAAGGCAGCGCCCCTCGCCGACATCTATGCCGGCGAGGAGGCGTCACGAACGTTGCTGCGCAGGATCGCGCAGGCATAG
- a CDS encoding FKBP-type peptidyl-prolyl cis-trans isomerase: MRNSQRAVRATAVALSAAVIVAVSDVSLSSAMAQAPQKQAPQKMAPAAGKTMTTASGLKIEDTTVGTGATPAKGQTCVMHYTGWLYENGVKGKKFDSSVDRNEPFEFPIGMSRVIKGWDEGVATMKVGGKRTLIIPPDLGYGARGAGGVIPPNATLIFDVELLGVK, translated from the coding sequence ATGCGAAACTCCCAGCGTGCCGTCAGAGCCACGGCCGTCGCGCTCAGTGCGGCCGTGATCGTGGCCGTGTCCGACGTCTCCCTTTCTTCCGCCATGGCGCAAGCGCCTCAAAAACAAGCGCCGCAGAAAATGGCGCCAGCCGCAGGAAAAACCATGACCACAGCTTCAGGCCTCAAGATCGAAGACACCACCGTTGGCACCGGTGCAACGCCGGCCAAGGGACAGACCTGCGTGATGCATTACACCGGCTGGCTCTATGAGAACGGCGTCAAGGGCAAGAAATTCGACTCGTCGGTCGATCGCAACGAGCCGTTCGAATTCCCGATCGGCATGTCGCGTGTCATCAAGGGCTGGGACGAAGGCGTCGCCACCATGAAGGTCGGTGGCAAGCGCACGCTGATCATTCCGCCGGATCTCGGCTATGGCGCGCGTGGTGCTGGCGGCGTGATCCCGCCAAATGCGACGTTGATCTTCGACGTCGAACTGCTCGGCGTCAAATAA
- a CDS encoding DUF6481 family protein → MSFKEPSFADRQKAAIEARKNILNKFKAAPGPDDPAVKARAAEREAAAVARAEAKAIRDAEKAVQKAREAEEAAAALVQAARAKEEAALAQAALEAQQKAARDARYAARKKRK, encoded by the coding sequence ATGTCATTTAAGGAACCCAGCTTCGCAGATCGTCAGAAGGCTGCGATCGAAGCCAGGAAGAACATTCTGAACAAATTCAAGGCAGCACCGGGCCCCGATGATCCTGCCGTGAAGGCGCGCGCCGCCGAGCGCGAAGCCGCTGCCGTCGCACGCGCGGAAGCCAAGGCCATCCGCGACGCCGAGAAGGCCGTCCAGAAGGCCCGCGAAGCCGAGGAAGCCGCCGCTGCTCTAGTCCAGGCTGCGCGCGCGAAGGAAGAAGCCGCGCTTGCCCAGGCCGCGCTGGAAGCCCAGCAGAAAGCTGCCCGCGACGCCCGCTACGCCGCCCGCAAGAAGCGCAAATAA
- a CDS encoding cupin domain-containing protein, with protein sequence MNKERRVVVAATCLIAATLFPSVTTWSATDEMGFVRINQGEEVWKNPFGVGVEVATLYGDPSKQGIYVLRIKWPPGIMSKPHKHPEDRHVVVLSGTWYTGTGEAFVPEKSIPMKTGGYMVHPAGAVHWDGTREEGAVIQITGYGPSGNNFVKPDEPQFGKTN encoded by the coding sequence ATGAACAAAGAACGACGCGTCGTCGTTGCGGCGACTTGTCTGATCGCTGCAACGCTGTTTCCAAGCGTGACGACATGGAGCGCCACCGATGAGATGGGCTTTGTGCGCATCAATCAGGGCGAGGAAGTCTGGAAGAACCCGTTCGGTGTTGGCGTCGAAGTCGCGACACTTTACGGAGATCCCTCAAAGCAGGGCATCTATGTGCTGCGGATCAAGTGGCCGCCCGGCATCATGAGCAAGCCGCACAAGCATCCGGAAGATCGTCACGTCGTGGTGCTGTCGGGCACCTGGTACACCGGCACGGGCGAAGCCTTTGTGCCCGAAAAATCGATCCCGATGAAGACCGGCGGCTACATGGTGCATCCCGCTGGCGCGGTGCATTGGGACGGCACACGGGAAGAGGGCGCCGTGATTCAGATCACCGGCTACGGCCCGAGCGGCAACAATTTCGTCAAACCCGACGAGCCGCAATTCGGCAAAACGAATTGA
- a CDS encoding pentapeptide MXKDX repeat protein, whose amino-acid sequence MTVSTRFALGVSAALVSLSLALAPAAFAQDKMSKDDGMKKDTMSKGDGMKKDAMSHDGMKKDDGMKKDGMMKKEDGMMKK is encoded by the coding sequence ATGACCGTCTCCACCAGGTTTGCGCTCGGCGTGTCTGCCGCGCTCGTCTCGCTCAGCCTCGCACTGGCACCTGCCGCGTTCGCTCAGGACAAGATGAGCAAGGATGACGGCATGAAAAAGGACACTATGTCGAAAGGCGACGGTATGAAGAAGGATGCCATGTCTCACGACGGTATGAAGAAGGACGATGGTATGAAGAAAGACGGCATGATGAAGAAGGAAGACGGAATGATGAAGAAGTAA